The Papilio machaon chromosome 2, ilPapMach1.1, whole genome shotgun sequence genome segment ACGATTTTACTAAGAAGTAgccttaaatataaagtttattttatcaatttacatCGACTgtattttagatataaattaagttCGCTGAAATTCTATCAATACATTCTTCAGCCGTCTTACGACTTGACTGTTTAGTTGTTTATAATTGAATAAGGAACGTGGGAAAGCAATAAGGAAACAGCAAActataagtaattaataaaatctgtgtgatttattagttttactaTTCTCGAGTATTACTTGTACCGTATCGTGAAAGTACATACGGCAATATTACATAACAGTTATATATTAAAGCTTTACCAGCAAGCTATCAATTACTTGTGTTTTCAAATAGTATTACTATTCAATAAGTTACAAATCAGAGTCATAGTCTTACTTTTAGGCATTTTGGACCTCTTgcacttcccatccttttcttattagggaAGGAgggaaaggggaagtggatttggcggggaagaggggatgcataggaagaggaaatagCCACTTTCTGTGTGTCTCCTtcttcgttgattaaaggcaggtaacgcatctgcatttgcgtgTGTTTATAAGCAATGGTCGACTCGCTAtatcggcgaattcaggtggccgtttgctagttagccaccttttgatattaaaaaaaaaatctaaaattctatttttttttatttcattctaaataaaatatgaacattcatcgatgtttttttaatttcatcattAATCTTAAAGTTTTTCATAGTAGAAAACAACACCAATTTGACTATCTAATTCAATAAAGACCTAATTGGTTTAGTTTACCTAATTACCAGGCTATCACTAAGCCTTGGATAATCTAATAGTTTTAGTTTatccaatttttaaatagcattATTGCTATTCATTTATCATTTAACGActagttaattttatcatttaatattataaaataaacgacTGAAACGAGCAAGATAAAAACGCAAAAGCAAAGGGGATAGGTGTTTATTCTCTCATGGTCAATAAGTCTGAAGTTTGTCAGCAAtgaattcattgaatcaacgCTAACTGCATTTCGACATCCGTTGCCCTTGtggaatttatttactttgaaacgCAATGATCTGGCTATTACCTAATTAGTTGGTTGgcttttgtaaagttttattagtCATCTAGACTATAGTCGTGAAGGTCAAATCTACCAATAGACTATTATAACGTTTTGACTTTTCTCACCATattgtatgtaataattataatttatttgacattaaTATGTTACGGTTTATTCATTTGTGCTGacatttaaacatgtttttaatttgaattacgTGGCCAATGTTCATTGACCAAGCTATTTTCTCTAGGTTGGTATTTGAATAGATTATAGAACAGATGAACGTATTATGTCAGGTTTGTATCAGCTTATCGAATCATTATGCATTCTAAATTCGAAAAAACAAGTTTCGAACTATAACTGGTGGGAAAATCATTATGAAGAATATTATTCTATACAGCAACAAATAACGATATTATAAACGAGACATTTTATAGTtcaatagctgtcgcccgcgattccgtccgtgtggaattaatctataccaaatttaatcaagattcGTTAAGCCATTTTTCagataccttataacaaacattcatacataaaaacattcgcatttataacattagtatgatAGTTCCACTGATACAAAGCAAATTCTAACTTTCTCAtctgataaattaaaatcatctaattaaattaatttggttaaattaataacataaatttaatttttaagatagTTGTTATAGCGTGGTAGTTCCTTAGTAAAAACCTAAATATTGTCGAAACAAAAAGTTAGTAATGACCTTTACTTGAAACCTTACTAAACCTAACTTAATAACATAAAGTAATCGCTATCATACATTACGTGCAGTATGTTTTACGGTTTTCTCGACTGAAATGTTTATCACCCCTGACGTACAAGGAAAGTCCATATAAGTcgtaatgataaaaatataatatactcgTAGTGGTGATCAGCTGCGGCAAGAGAATAACAGGACAActcataaaatacataaacctTGAAATACTTCTGAGTACGATAACCATTGTTCAGACTTTTTTCTTCAAAGAATTGTTTCcaatttcaaagttttttattgaacTTATCTGAACTCAATAGTGTTGGcatatatcaattttaaattatttaagtgcaacatcacattaaaaaataaaaatgttaaaaacgtAGTATAAGCATGGATGTTTGGGAAGTCGAGTTTCTTTTGccgaatatataaaaaattgtatgttaCATTacgtatacatacatacatacaagcATACGAATACCTTTATCTGTTGTAACGACATAACAATCAAGGTGCTAGCAACCGTTAAGAATTGCGCAATATTTTCCAATTGGAACCAAACAATACGTCCCCCGTGAAGACGACATTTGCACAAACGGTTAACAACCGACTTCCTGGCGTGCTAACATTGAACCACTTCTGGCCGCGAGTGCCGGCCAAGTGCACTGGGGGTGTTATTACGCGGACAGGAATAGATACTGTATTTTAAATCACTAGTTTTTTCAATGACACGGCATGATTCTGCATAGACCAAAGatcatttaaaatctaaagaagaaaattgtaattttttgaatCTACTATGAAAACCTATACCTTTAAATtagcattatttattttaacaattacaaaactttttagaACTACACGTcatattaagaaatttaaaatattttgttttcttttccaGGCAGTGCAGTCCATTCACAATGGCCTGGCTTCGCACATCCGCTTGTTTCCTGGCGGTATCCCTGCTGGTGGCCCCCATACTTGCCGCAGTCTGTCCAGAAAGTTGCGTCTGCAATACAACTCGCGACGGCCTTCATCGTGTTACATGCAGCAGTCTTCCTGAACTTTATAAATTCACTCTCCGTCAGAAGcatcataatataaatattcttgATCTCTCTCATAATAACATAACGAAGTTAAACCATGAACTAGATCGATTAACAGAAGTTGTTACATTAGACTTATCTACAAATGGTATCACAGATCTGAacaaatttttacacaatGCAAAGAAATTAGTACATCTTAATCTTGCCAATAACAGGATAAGAAAGCTGTCTTTGACACACTTGCCTACAAGTGTGAGTTCATTGGATTTAACAAACAATCTGCTACAAGATGTACCTTCAGACTTAGGACATTTAATCGGTTTGGAACATTTAGAACTTGAGGGCAATCCTTTGGAATGTTCATGCGAAAACATTATAGCTCGTGATCGCCTGCTGGCtgcaaatgtttttatagatAATGTTAAATGTGATGGTCCAAAAAAACTACATAACCGCTCTTGGCTTGAGTTGAAAACAAAGGACATTTGTAAATCTGCTAAAATCGAAAACGAATATTTGGACATGATGATGGGCGATCAACCAATTGATGCTATTAAAGTCGGCGAAGAAACGACTGCATTGAAATCAATGCCCTTGGTGGCAATAAATGACTTGGAAGATGGAAAAATTATTCATGGATCTGTACCAAAAGAGGACGACGATAGCGAACAGTTTTTGAAAGTGGGTCACTATGTTACTTCATCGCCTTCTAATGATATTGAGGGATCTGGAGAAGCTGAAAGCACAACAATGAGCGATATAATTGAACCTGTTCAGAACCAAAAAAGTTATGCAAATTTATTAGCTGCAGAAGAAATAATTCCTGCTGACAATTTGCACACAACTGATGATCCAATAGAAGGATCTGGGGAAGGATCAGGTTTTTACATCCCAGAAAGCGAGGGTCCGACGGAAAAGCTTCAAGAAACAACAACGGCAATTTACGAAGAATTGAATCCGGGTCCAGTTCGCAAAATATTTGAGGAAGACTCTAGCACAGCAACTTCCGAATTTCCTATACCTCCACCTCCGTCAATCTATGAAGGAGGTGCGGATTGGCATAGTAGAACGAATTCAGAGACAGTTACCGAAACTGTTTTAGCTGCAACACCACAAATTATACGTGATACGACTGTTTCTGAACAAATTCGAGTAACGCAAGCCGCAGGGGTCTTAGGACAGGTGCCATCAAATAACGAAAATGTCGCGCCGCACAAAACGGGCACTTATGTTTGCATCGCTTTAATTGTTATCCTCCTTGTTAGTTTAATAGGATTTGCTATTGTGAAGGGTCAAATGAGGAAACGTAGAGACAGACGGCTATTGAGACAACAAAAGAGAGATGTAGAGAAAGCATCTAAAGAAATGGTAGATatgaataaatctttattaggTAAACCAGCACCTGTTGATACCCCAAtggaaaaaagaataaatggAAAATATGAGCTAGTGCCCACTCATGAAAATTATCCAAAGAAAGGTGATAATGGTGAAATTGGAAACGGCTTTAAGCCCAAAGACAGTAATGGCATAGATAGTCCTAGAGACTCAAATCAGAATAAACGTAGCTCGATTGATAACAATCTAACAGAAGACAGCCAGCTATCGCAACAAGAAACCTCATTCGACTCTGAACCAGCATCGCCTAGCTCCAAGAAGGATACTCACTCATTATCCAGCGAGGATATATTCGTTCCTATAAACGATGACGAAAATCCCAGATTAAATGGCAACGCTGATTCCGATATATCTCAACCGCTTATTAATGGTGACCCAATTAACGATGCTGATTACCTGTCGCCGTCACGAGAGTATGTGCCTGTTTATTCCCCCGACATGGGAAGGGTTCGAATCAAAATGACTGAGACGCCGAAGCCGAAAACGCCGGTACTAGTCACCAGAAGTAGATCAAACGCCGGAGACATCATTATAACACCAACAGTAGATGAAAACACACGTAAATCGACCACTTGAAATATAGTTTCTGTGAAGAAAGGACAATAATGCTTTGTGTATTGTGTCAATCAACAAACATATCACTATTGGCAAAGTTCTGTGATTTGGTATGTGCGTAAAAGTGGGAACTCATGTGCATGagggtaggaaataaatcgatttgacAAATTTTTCTAGAAACGTTGCTGCCAAAGTGTGTTTGTAGTCGACAGTGCCTTTTTAATTCGCTAgtggtaaaatatatttataaaattatatttcgagtaagaaaaacatatttttatacatgtaaAATGTTGCCATGTTCATTTTAGTACTAATTCTCATTCGtgtttgtaaaaattcaatcgttataatttcattcagttacattaaaattacagaaTCGTATTCATCTGCGTtaggcaatatttttattttccataatATAATCTTGAATTGTCAATGGTTGTGTACttactttatacaaaacattcacaataCACGATAATAAACAGATTTGTCCGGTGTTagcttttatttcatataaagaGATTCTTTGTTTCAATTTCTAACCTAAGTTccttatgaataattttattgaattagttTTTAAGATTGTGATACCATTTATTGTAAGTTAAACCATGCTATTATTTGATATGTctgtaattaattcaaatatgtCGTACGcgtattgtaaattttataagattttataatttgatgttaatttttttccattaaGTACTAATGACATTTGTTATCTGAGGTCACGTCAATCTGCCGGTTGTGTTGCAGATTGTATATcactattttaaacataccAGCTGCTATTTATAATgaggaacaaaataataaaataaataaagaatttattgtaaaaattttcatttctgttattttatttgccaaATTACTACGATCTTTGACCCTCAAAAGTTGAACCGTTACCGTGTTAAAATatcatacaaaaaattaatgtactcGATGATCACAGTGAAGGGATGGACATGTTGAAAAATATGGATTATTAAGGTCTGGATTAATGAAAAGAGAACTAATCAAATTTTTGAGgaatactaaaaaaacattcaatttaaatgtttatttttaacacttaTGTATTTCTTGttgctaataaaaattatatatacatgCTTAATGATTGAggtgtaattaaaaactattttaaatcatataatgtatataaataataaactttttttaaattaatgttacataaataatgacTTTGTACAGTACTctcacattatttttaaatataataaacgtaGGTTTTTACGTGTgcaatattcattatttaaactacAACTAAAATTAGTTTGTCATAGTTTTAGCATAGAACGACTGAATAAACAACTgactgaaaaattaaaaatcacttTCCCTAGGTTCATCGTCATCTATTGAATATCTTCTGTTCCTGGGCCGGAGTGGGCGTTCTAACACCGGCTCCACCACAACTGTGAAACTCTCGTTGCCGCTCATACCATACTCAGACATACGTCTGCGACGTACACCAGGAGACTGATCCAGCTCCGCTATTTCATGACTACCAAAGTTCCTTGGCCGTCGACGACGTCGTCGACGATGGGTTTCTGGAGCTTCATTCAACTCCAAATCATCTCCTACAGATAAATCACCATTTCTCTCAGTTTCTTCTAACAGATCTCCACTAGATTTTGTTTTACGTCTGCCttttcttcttttctttttgcCCGTTCTCTCATCACATAACGACTGGCATGAAGTAGTAAGCTTGGGCATTGAAAGTGCCTCGTCGTAAGACGGCGGTGCGACTAAATCCCTCGGATCAGGAGCATTGCACAGTGCTTCCTGTTCGGCACGCATTCGTAGCTGTCGCAGTCTGTCTCTGGCTTCCTCCACTTGCCTCAATCTTTCTTCTTGCAGACCAGCTAATCGGCGATTCATTGATCTTCTAATTACATTAATCAAAGTTAAACATAAAGCTAAACCTACTATCATCACCACGATAAACCATATCAAAGCGTCAGCGTTTGCCTTTTTATCGGTAGGATTCCAAGAGAAATAACACGCCTCGAGCCACGTTTGACCGACTAAATTGACAGGACTGTTGCAAATAAGATTGTACGATTCCTCTTTTTTGTTTGGCTCCAGCGTAACAAATTCATAAAAGTCAAACATGTTACTGTCCGCACAATCGCAACGCCACATGTTATCCATCAGATCCAGTCTCTCTAAATAAGGGTTAGAATCAAAGTATGATCTACTCCAAACTGTTGTAAAGCGATTTCCGATTACTCCTAATCCTCTTAAACGAGGTAGCATATAGAAAGTTGCATTATTTACAGCACTTATTcgattgaaattgaaatttaaatacttaagaGTATTTGAAGAAAGACTGTCTGGGATGTATGATAGAAGGTTGTGCGACAAATCTAAATCAACAAGCGATTGCCAACCTTCTAAGAAATCTTTACCCATAGTGTTTATTTCGCAGTAACTCATATCTAGGACAGAGACTGATGTTGAACTTAAATGACCAACTCTTGTCAAATAATTCCTGCGTAGCTTGAGTTGGGTCAGCGACGGCATCTCTAGCAGACTATCTTCAGGTATATGTGCGATTTCATTCCACGACAAATCTAAATACTTCAACGTGCCTAGTCCACGAAATGTATCGCTTTTCAGAGAgccaatattattatatgataAGTCTAAGTATTCTAATTtagagttatttataaaattattactctcTAGAAATCTTACAACGTTATGACTTATTAATGCCCTTCTAAGATTTGGGAATCCTGCAAGACTGATTTgcattatattacaatatgatACATCTAAGTACTTTAATGAATTGGACATTACAGTATTAGATGAACTGTATAAAACTAGAccgttattatttgacagttgCAAATATACTAATGATGGTAGGTATGATAGTTCGTTATGATTGATGGAACTCAATAGACAGTTACTAGCGTAGAAACTCTTGAGCGTTGGGGATACAAGACCTTGGATCCTTGACAAAGgattagaattaattttaaacacccTTATGTTTATCAATCCACTTAAAGGTGATCTACCTCTAATTGAAGTTATTTTACAGTTATCCAAAATCAATGTTTCTAACGACGGGCTTATTAAAAGTTCCTGATTTGCTAAATTATCCATcgtataaaacttattatgtGATAAGTCGAGGATTTTAAGATTTGTTGCTGGCTGCAGAAATTCATTAGGATTTAAATTTAGCCAtgaattaaaatcattttgcGACAGGTTCAACAATTCAAGAGATGTCATATTGTTGAGAGCGTCTTCTGGAATCGAACTAACTCGATTGTTGCTTAGATCGAGTTCCACAAGATGGTggagtttgtttaaattttcaggAAACTTTGAAATTTCGTTGCTGGACATATTGAGGCGCATCAcctgaaattaaagaaaagaaaacgataAAAacctttacatttatataaaatcgatCAActattgacattttattattaataatttttattgatatcacAGGAATGACCGTACTGACATGCCTTAAAATTCATGACATCAATTATCTtattgctatttaaaaatatcagtttATTCTCAGAAAAGTTTTTGATtagtttttaacataaacataaaataagttttttctaAATACCTTCTCACTTATGCCATCTGGTATACCGGTGAGGCCACGCTTGGAGCAATCCACATTGGTCTTGTCAGCACTACACTTGCAAATGTAGCAAGCATCATTGCTGTCGCTGTCATCGACGTCGGAGATCTCCGCGCTCGCTAACATCACCAGCAACAGAAGACCTTGCAATCGCATACCGCTGTTTTCGCATAACTACCTGAAATATATTAACAGGCCTTGTAAGAGAAATATTTCAAGATAACGTGAACTTATAATAAtgccaattaaaatttaacattttttgttagaaAGATACGAATTCGAATGCCTGAATTAAACGCAAATGTAAGGTACTCCAtggtattttttactttatatttatgacagCAAACTGGAGATAAATAGTAAGGTGTTCGATGAATATTCCCGAAAAAGACACAACCATGTA includes the following:
- the LOC106714427 gene encoding protein windpipe translates to MAWLRTSACFLAVSLLVAPILAAVCPESCVCNTTRDGLHRVTCSSLPELYKFTLRQKHHNINILDLSHNNITKLNHELDRLTEVVTLDLSTNGITDLNKFLHNAKKLVHLNLANNRIRKLSLTHLPTSVSSLDLTNNLLQDVPSDLGHLIGLEHLELEGNPLECSCENIIARDRLLAANVFIDNVKCDGPKKLHNRSWLELKTKDICKSAKIENEYLDMMMGDQPIDAIKVGEETTALKSMPLVAINDLEDGKIIHGSVPKEDDDSEQFLKVGHYVTSSPSNDIEGSGEAESTTMSDIIEPVQNQKSYANLLAAEEIIPADNLHTTDDPIEGSGEGSGFYIPESEGPTEKLQETTTAIYEELNPGPVRKIFEEDSSTATSEFPIPPPPSIYEGGADWHSRTNSETVTETVLAATPQIIRDTTVSEQIRVTQAAGVLGQVPSNNENVAPHKTGTYVCIALIVILLVSLIGFAIVKGQMRKRRDRRLLRQQKRDVEKASKEMVDMNKSLLGKPAPVDTPMEKRINGKYELVPTHENYPKKGDNGEIGNGFKPKDSNGIDSPRDSNQNKRSSIDNNLTEDSQLSQQETSFDSEPASPSSKKDTHSLSSEDIFVPINDDENPRLNGNADSDISQPLINGDPINDADYLSPSREYVPVYSPDMGRVRIKMTETPKPKTPVLVTRSRSNAGDIIITPTVDENTRKSTT
- the LOC106714354 gene encoding insulin-like growth factor-binding protein complex acid labile subunit, whose protein sequence is MRLQGLLLLVMLASAEISDVDDSDSNDACYICKCSADKTNVDCSKRGLTGIPDGISEKVMRLNMSSNEISKFPENLNKLHHLVELDLSNNRVSSIPEDALNNMTSLELLNLSQNDFNSWLNLNPNEFLQPATNLKILDLSHNKFYTMDNLANQELLISPSLETLILDNCKITSIRGRSPLSGLINIRVFKINSNPLSRIQGLVSPTLKSFYASNCLLSSINHNELSYLPSLVYLQLSNNNGLVLYSSSNTVMSNSLKYLDVSYCNIMQISLAGFPNLRRALISHNVVRFLESNNFINNSKLEYLDLSYNNIGSLKSDTFRGLGTLKYLDLSWNEIAHIPEDSLLEMPSLTQLKLRRNYLTRVGHLSSTSVSVLDMSYCEINTMGKDFLEGWQSLVDLDLSHNLLSYIPDSLSSNTLKYLNFNFNRISAVNNATFYMLPRLRGLGVIGNRFTTVWSRSYFDSNPYLERLDLMDNMWRCDCADSNMFDFYEFVTLEPNKKEESYNLICNSPVNLVGQTWLEACYFSWNPTDKKANADALIWFIVVMIVGLALCLTLINVIRRSMNRRLAGLQEERLRQVEEARDRLRQLRMRAEQEALCNAPDPRDLVAPPSYDEALSMPKLTTSCQSLCDERTGKKKRRKGRRKTKSSGDLLEETERNGDLSVGDDLELNEAPETHRRRRRRRPRNFGSHEIAELDQSPGVRRRRMSEYGMSGNESFTVVVEPVLERPLRPRNRRYSIDDDEPRESDF